One genomic segment of Linepithema humile isolate Giens D197 chromosome 5, Lhum_UNIL_v1.0, whole genome shotgun sequence includes these proteins:
- the shakB gene encoding innexin shaking-B isoform X2, with product MLDIFRSLKSLIKISHIHIDSTVFRMHYSLTVIILIAFSLIVTTRQYVGNPIDCIHSKDLPEDVLNTYCWIHSTYTITAAYRKREGSEVPFLGIDNSRAYPDSEKKEYRYYQWVCFMLFLQAIFFYTPRWLWKGWEGGKIHALMMDLDIGLCSEVEKKQKKKMLLDYLWENLCYHNWWAYKYYLCEVLALLNVIGQIFLMNRFFDGAFLTFGIDVLKFLESDQEDRVDPMIYVFPRMTKCTFYKFGVSGEVERHDAVCILPLNVVNEKIYVFLWFWFLVLGVLTFFTILYRIIIIFSPRTRVYLLRLRFRLVRRDAVETIVRRSKVGDWFLLYMLGVNLDTVIYRDVMHELANRLATRAGVKGELQEA from the exons ATGCTGGACATATTCCGCAGTCTGAAGAGCCTTATAAAGATCTCGCACATCCATATCGACAGCACTGTCTTCCGTATGCATTACAGCCTCACTGTCATTATACTAATAGCATTTTCTCTGATTGTCACCACACGCCAGTATGTCGGCAATCCCATTGATTGCATACACAGTAAAGACCTGCCCGAGGACGTCCTGAATACGTACTGCTGGATACACAGTACGTACACCATCACCGCGGCGTACCGAAAGAGGGAAGGCTCAGAAGTGCCTTTCCTCGGCATCGATAATTCCAGAGCGTATCCCGACAGCGAAAAAAAGGAATACAGATACTACCAGTGGGTCTGTTTCATGCTGTTTCTACAG GCGATCTTCTTCTACACGCCGCGCTGGCTGTGGAAGGGCTGGGAGGGTGGCAAGATTCATGCTCTCATGATGGATCTTGACATCGGCCTCTGCTCCGAGGTGGAGAAGaagcaaaagaagaaaatgctGCTCGACTACCTCTGGGAGAACCTATGCTACCACAATTGGTGGGCTTACAAGTACTACCTGTGCGAGGTCCTCGCGCTGCTGAACGTAATCG GTCAGATATTTCTGATGAACCGCTTTTTCGACGGCGCCTTTTTGACCTTCGGCATCGACGTACTCAAATTCTTGGAGTCCGATCAGGAGGACCGAGTGGACCCGATGATTTACGTGTTTCCACGGATGACTAAGTGCACGTTCTACAAGTTCGGCGTCAGCGGAGAAGTCGAGAGGCATGACGCCGTCTGCATATTGCCTCTAAATGTCGTGAACGAGAAGATCTATGTTTTCCTCTGGTTCTGGTTCCTCGTCCTCGGCGTGCTCACTTTCTTTACGATTTTATATAGG atcataataattttttcgccGCGCACGAGGGTGTATCTGTTGCGACTGAGATTTCGTCTGGTGCGGAGGGACGCCGTGGAAACCATAGTTCGTCGCAGCAAGGTTGGCGATTGGTTCCTCCTTTACATGCTGGGCGTGAATTTGGATACCGTGATCTACAGAGACGTGATGCACGAATTGGCGAACAGACTCGCCACGAGGGCGGGAGTGAAGGGCGAGCTTCAAGAAGCCTGA
- the shakB gene encoding innexin shaking-B isoform X1: MPLMLKMIDLFGSIRSLFKVHRIAEDSMIFRLHYRATVAVLLAGCLTLACKSISGSPIHCEGTGSVDKAVLETFCWLHTTYSMVRAFNLSLGQAVPYPGLSNSKGDGVHGHAPHPLVKQHKYYQWVIFLLLLQAIFFYTPRWLWKGWEGGKIHALMMDLDIGLCSEVEKKQKKKMLLDYLWENLCYHNWWAYKYYLCEVLALLNVIGQIFLMNRFFDGAFLTFGIDVLKFLESDQEDRVDPMIYVFPRMTKCTFYKFGVSGEVERHDAVCILPLNVVNEKIYVFLWFWFLVLGVLTFFTILYRIIIIFSPRTRVYLLRLRFRLVRRDAVETIVRRSKVGDWFLLYMLGVNLDTVIYRDVMHELANRLATRAGVKGELQEA, from the exons ATGCCGTTGATGCTCAAAATGATCGATCTGTTCGGCTCGATTCGATCGCTGTTCAAGGTGCACCGGATCGCCGAGGACTCGATGATATTTCGGCTGCACTATCGCGCCACGGTGGCGGTGCTGCTGGCCGGTTGCCTCACCCTCGCGTGCAAAAGCATCTCCGGCTCGCCGATACACTGCGAAGGCACTGGCTCGGTAGACAAGGCCGTGCTAGAGACTTTCTGCTGGCTTCATACCACGTACAGCATGGTGCGCGCGTTCAACTTGAGCCTCGGTCAAGCCGTGCCTTACCCCGGCTTGTCGAACAGCAAGGGCGACGGGGTGCACGGCCACGCGCCCCATCCGCTAGTCAAGCAACACAAATACTACCAGTGGGTTATCTTCCTCTTGCTGCTGCAA GCGATCTTCTTCTACACGCCGCGCTGGCTGTGGAAGGGCTGGGAGGGTGGCAAGATTCATGCTCTCATGATGGATCTTGACATCGGCCTCTGCTCCGAGGTGGAGAAGaagcaaaagaagaaaatgctGCTCGACTACCTCTGGGAGAACCTATGCTACCACAATTGGTGGGCTTACAAGTACTACCTGTGCGAGGTCCTCGCGCTGCTGAACGTAATCG GTCAGATATTTCTGATGAACCGCTTTTTCGACGGCGCCTTTTTGACCTTCGGCATCGACGTACTCAAATTCTTGGAGTCCGATCAGGAGGACCGAGTGGACCCGATGATTTACGTGTTTCCACGGATGACTAAGTGCACGTTCTACAAGTTCGGCGTCAGCGGAGAAGTCGAGAGGCATGACGCCGTCTGCATATTGCCTCTAAATGTCGTGAACGAGAAGATCTATGTTTTCCTCTGGTTCTGGTTCCTCGTCCTCGGCGTGCTCACTTTCTTTACGATTTTATATAGG atcataataattttttcgccGCGCACGAGGGTGTATCTGTTGCGACTGAGATTTCGTCTGGTGCGGAGGGACGCCGTGGAAACCATAGTTCGTCGCAGCAAGGTTGGCGATTGGTTCCTCCTTTACATGCTGGGCGTGAATTTGGATACCGTGATCTACAGAGACGTGATGCACGAATTGGCGAACAGACTCGCCACGAGGGCGGGAGTGAAGGGCGAGCTTCAAGAAGCCTGA